The DNA segment aatatattggaggagcgggttgcacgccgcaacagaattgaatgtgaatatattgtgagagcgggttgcacgctgcaacagaataaaatatgaatatattgtaagagtgggttgcacgctgtaacagaattgatggaaataataatggattatgactgctgagttggtttcaattattataaatgagttacctgatttatttctattatttgttgttgttactaatattgcgtacaagttaatgtaagtgacccgccttagcctcgtcactacttcatcgaggttagactcagcacttaccaatacatggggtcggttgtactgatactacactctgcatttcttgtgcagatttcggagttggtcccagcggcgtaccatagacttgctcggatttgtgctacccagaggagacttgaggtataactacacggcgtccgcagttctgaagtcccctctattttactttagttgtgtgttcattttcagacagctttattttattcaggcctttatttgtattattctagaaactcgtgcacttgtgacaccaattctgggatggtatttagacaccattatttttatggattattcactatatttcagaatttacttccgcaattgttctttattattaataaatttaaaaattattttaaaaattgataatattattctaacgttggcttgcctagcaagtaaaatgttaggcgtcagcacggtccgaaggtggaaatttcgggtcgtgacaattaactAAACAACAATACTCCCTCAGTTCACTTTTACTTagcacgttttgacttttcacgtcgcttaagaaataataaatgaagtgcataatttaccatgatacccatattaattgatgcatattttattagatttgagaaaatgatttgaaatgagtaataaataatgTGGATAtaacaagaaaaaaataatttgtcTTCTTTTaatatgcgtaaagtgacaagtaaaaataaaaatctttttttagtatacatgccaagtaaaagtgaatggaGGGAGTACAAAGTTAAAGTTAAAGTTAAAGTACGTTAAAAAATAAGAAGAGGGAAATTAATATTTCCAAAATTACACTGTACTGACTTTTATAAACGGGAGAGTAAAGCGAAAGATGATATTTTGGCCTTTGCATCTAATCTCAATTAAAGAAAAAAACACAGACAAATAATAGTATGTACCACATATAGGAATCATATAAATCATAATTTTGGGGAGGGGGCATGGCCCCTCAAACTAAAGCGTCGTGTGAACTAAATGAGTCCCTCTTGCTTAAACAATGTGTTGATAATGCTTTTATAAGTGTGAACCAATTCAAGTTTTAATTGATTAAATAAAAGTATTATTAGTGAATTTATAGATTAAATTAATGAACTCTCTTACCGAATAGGCTAgttttgttttacttttcttttcgtCTTGTTGCACCAACCATAATGAAAATAATAGTAGAGTCAAATTTTTCTATAAAAGTCATccattaaaataataatttattataacGATCAAGCTTTTTTCGGAACTGATCTTTTATATTATGTTACATGCATATATGTTCTCTTTAACAACAATTCACTAAAGTACCCAAAAAAATGAATAAACAAGACTGTTATAAAGAGATTTAATTACAAGGTAATCGGCCgaatatttttccttgttttttcaGTACATCTAACAAAATTATCCACAAAATTGAAGAAGCACATAGTTTGGAATCTTTCTTAATCTTTACTCTTTATTATCCTTAATCTTTAACAACCAATCTATTTTGTGATTTACAATATTACGCTTACCttccttattttgattttcttgtaaccattctttaaactcatttaaaataaatataaattaaatataatttGACAAATTTGCCCCTTTTAATGTTAAAAAATACAAACCAACCTAACTTATATACACCCCTATCTGTATATTTCCTTTTAGTAACGAGATGATATTTTAAACTACAAATAGACTATAATTGTTAAGCTTTTAATTTATTCTATGTAacaaaactactaaaatatattttattgttattactgAAGAAGGTTATCCAATTTGTAAAATGTATATGGAATAAGGTAGTCACGGTATCCTAGTAGCTTGACTTGCAAATATATAATATGCTCGTGACAAAAGGCCAAAGTTGGTGACAACATTTACGAAGCTACGTTATTAATATTCGACATAAGTCTAttcccattttatttattttatttttcaaaaatatttcaaacATATCCGAACAAAATAGTGGCTACGTCGGTTTCATTAGTTCTTACATATGTTGTTTTGAAGGACCATTTTGATGACAAGAAAAATCAAACTTTCTTTAACACTCAAGTAATTAAATTCAAAGTAATTTCTCTAATTGAAAGAAATTAACATTAAAAGGGGCAAATTTgtcaaattatattttatttatatttattttaaatgagtttaaagaatgattacaaaaaaatcaaaataagggaAGTAGGCGTAATATTGTAAACCACAAGGGAGGTCAGTGTGATATGGCGAAACCTGGAGGGAGGTCTCTGAAATTATCCGTATTTAATATTGTACATATTGTCCAATGGTACcatttttttctttgttcttaatTGTGACAGCCAATTTAGGTCAAGTTGTCTCACTGTACTCAGCATTTCCAGCAAATTGTCGAGTCCTTCAAGTTTTCAGACTTAGCCCAGAAATTAGCAGCTCCTCTGCAGCAATTTCCAAGTCTTTATACCACCCAGGTCCGGAGTTAGTTTATTGGTTATGTGTTCGACCGAACCTAATAACTTTAATCTAAATTTTATATTTGTCTTAATAAAAgtattgaatatgtacaaaatattaaattaaaacacaataaattaatataactaaaattccgaatttataaactttaaattcAGGCTTCCCTGTCccctcccttttttcttttcagttCCCTCTTTCTCATATTAACAAAGAAACAGCTGGTTTCCAACTTGCCTAACAATTAACATATTCATATTTCTACAGCTTCTCAGTGCTTTATCACGCGGCATTCAATATTTCACTATTATTATAAATACAATAATCTAATATTTGTAAATTGAAAGTTATAATGACCAAATATTATTTGCAAATACTAATATTTGAAAATTCTGATATAATATTTGATGCCCAAATGGCTTAATACTCCGTCTGTCTTAGAAGGGTGACACATTACTATTGAGTCAAACACTATTTTCTTTGGCTACTATTTTTCCAAacattttttaaaattgttaacTATAAAATAGATATAATTTATGTATGTTATATTTAAATATGTTATACTTTGCTACAACAACTAATCAAGATGCTCGCggccatattcacatttaaaattAGATATTTTTAGAACCTCACATTAATTTGATCTTATGTCCATTGTTCATATTTAAagttagatatatatatatatatatatatatatatatatatatataaagttaatATAACAATAAAAACAATAACAAATCAAGTGTAATCCCACAAATGGAGTCCGGAGAGAGTAGTATGTAGCCCTTACCCTATCTGGTGAAAGTAGAGAaactatttccaatagaccctcgattCAAAGAAAGATAAAAAAGTAGTAACAACAAGCAGGGACAACAACAAAATAATTTGATAAGGAAATCGAAGCAAAAGAAATAACAGGTAGTAACAGAGATCTAAGTATAAGAAAATACGAGAATAATACTAATACTACAGGAATAAAAAAGAGATAcactcgactacctactaacatTCTACATTAATTCTCGACATcgacaccctcctatcaaggtcATGTCCTTGGTAAGCTGAAGTTACACCATGTCCTGTCTAATACCTGATCTCCCCAACTTAAGCCTAACTCTACCTCTCCATAAACACACCGccaaaaatagcaacaaaaaaaaacgaaaaatacAGCAATGTACATTAGCTAAAAGAAGTAATTGTATTGCTTTCTTAAAGCATAATCAAAGTACATATCCAcctagtaataataataacaaaggtAATATTACAAAGATCACATAATTGCTTCCCAAAAATCAAACTTTAGGAATCATTAATTGTTACAACTCTAGGTACTTGAACTGGGAATTCATCAATCTCATCCATCCAAGGATTCTTCTCCTTAGCAGGATTAATTGTCCTAAGTGCACACCACACAGCACTGTTACATTTAAAACCTGAACCAAATGCAATTTGCCATGTTCTATCTCCTTTCTTAATTCTCCCTTTAGCTTCAGTATATGCCGATTCATACCACAATGAACTACTTGAAGTATTTCCAAACCTATATAATGTCATTCTTGAGGGCTCCATATGCCATTGACTTAACTCAAGATTCTTCTCTAACTCGTCCAACACCGCCCTTCCACCTGCATGAATACAGAAATGCTCGAACGCTAACTTAAAATCTGGTATATACGGTTTAATTTTCATCTTGAAAACTTTTCTCGCGACTAATGTGATGAAAAATAGTAGTTGTTCGGACATAGGGAGGACTATTGGCCCGAGAGTTGTGATGTTGGTTTTTAAGGCTTCTCCTGCTACAGCCATTAGGTCTTTTGACAATGCTACACCAATTTTTTTGTTGTCATCTTCTTCTTGAAACACACAACTATAGCTTTTGTCATCTGCACCTTTGTGTGTACGTACTGTGTGGATGAGTTGATATTTTGAACGACGACGAtctgatgatttatttgatagtAAAATTGCAGCACCACCCATTCTGAAAATGCAATTTGAAACAAGCATTGATCTGTTGTTGCCAAAGTACCAATTGAGTGTTATGTTTTCCATACTGACTACTAGTGCATAAGAGTTGGGATGCACCTGTTACAACAACATGTGATAACATATGGAAAGTTAGCATTGACaagttattattaattgctttTTCTAGTAAGGAAATTAAGAAGGGGAGCCTTAGAACAACGATCAAGTTGTTTCCGTGTGACATATAGGTCACATGTTCTAACCGTAGAATCAGAGTCACTGATACTTGTATCATAGTAGACTGCATACATCACACCCCTTAGGGTGCGGTCCTTCTCCGGACCCTACGTAAACGCGGGATACGTTATACACCAGGCTGCCCCTTTTTCTAGTAAGGAAATTAAAGCACAATGGAAAATCTAAGACCATAGGTAGAAAACTGAGTTCAGTTTCCCACGTGGGAGAAAGTTAATACTCCCTCcattcatttttacttgtccactatactaaaaatatatttttacttttactttttcaCTATACTAAATCAAAAGAGATAAaaattttttttctgttttgccCTTATCATTAATTGctcattttcaaaattatttctcAAGACCTTTTGAAATGTTATCATTATTAGGGGTTATACGGTAAAATATATACTACAACTATTATTTTTTTAAGGGACGTGAAAAGTTCAAAGTGGATAAGTAAAAGGAACAGATAAAGTATGAAGGACCTTTTTGAGAAGTGGAATTAGCATTAAAAGCCAGCAGTTAGAAGACATTCGACATTAAATTGGCCATGTCCACTTGAATTGAAGAAATGATAGGTTAATTCTTTAATACCGATTTCAGAAAATCATGTCACATCTTTATGTGTATCTCGATGAAGGCTTAAAACGAATTGATTAATCAACTAATGTCTACATCTCAAATTAGTTGGAGCCAATTATATAAATTCGTCCTATAAATTTAATTCACTCCATATTGAGGTCCATTATCCAAATAGTAAAACTATCATTTAAAACAAATTAGAAGTTCTTTATTCTAAAGTTTCTCTATATATCATACAAGTTATAAccagaaaataaataaaaggctTGATTGGATATAACCTAAGGTGCAACCAAAACTAGTACTGTTAGGTTAAAACGGTCCAAAGATACATTTAACATGATGTGATACTGTCCGTTTTGGGCCAAGGTCGCACGGTTTTCCCCAAAAGGCCTCACACCATTAAAAGATCCATACACCTTATATGTAGGCTCCCAACAAGTACTACAACCTAATATTCtcacaaaggaaaaaaaaagtttgTTGGATTCTTCAAAAATGTTGTTGCACTGGTCTCAGATCATGCAAAGTTGCATTACTTTTAAAGGATCCAGCACAAACCCGTCGGCATTTTTAGAAAGTTCAAGCGACATTGATCTAAATATTGTAAAGAATTTAGTACCAGTGTAATTTAACATATTATGGCATATTATCTACTATATTTTCAGGTAATTACAtcaaatttgttataaacaattaCCCTGTTATTGCAGGTAACTTAACTTGATATTGTAAAAATACTTTATACTAACACTAAGGACAGCCCGATTCACGAAGCATCTCGTGTTTATGCAGGGTCCGAGGAAGGGCCGCACCCAAAGTGGGTGTGATGTAGGCAACCTACCGTGATGCAAGCACCAATGGCTGATTTatcggctcgaacccgtgacatATAGGTCACACAAAAACAACTTTACCATTAATACTAAcactaatattaaaaaaaaattgtcttgcAAAGGAACAAACCTGTAGCATCTGCTTGGCAAGGTCAATTGAAATTAATCCAGCACTACAGCCCATACCACCAAGGTTATAACTCATAATATTGCCTCTAAGCTTATAATGATTAACAATCATAGCAGAAAGTGAAGGAGTTGGATTAAACAAGCTACAATTCACCACAAGAATCCCAATATCCTTAGCCTTAACACCAGTTTTTTCCAACAATTCATCAATTGCACCAAACATAaccatttcagcttcttttctTGCCTCAGCCATACAAGGATTTGGTGGTACTTTCAAAAGTGCTTCTGGAAAATATGTCTTTTGTCCTAAACCTGACCTCtctaatattttcttttgaaatgCCAAATTTTCATCAGTAAAAATCCCAGCTTGTTTTGATCTTTCCATAAATAATTCCTTAGGACACATAACATCTGGTTTAGGTTTGTAACACGAAAAATCGACTAGGTACACTTTTCTTGGCCTAGTCATAAAATAGAGTGTAGCCAAAAAAACCATAAGAGCTGAACATAAAATAACTGTAACAAGATTGAATTTGAGTTGGTTCCATAATTGGACAACTTCTTCTACAGTAAGTGTAGAAAGATGAACAGAAACAGCACCTAAAATTGGAACAAGACACAAATACATAACATGGCTAATCAAATAATGGTAGCCAAGTTTCACATATTTGAGTTTAACTGATAGGAGAAAATTAGGAAGTTTGTTATTACTACTTCTTTCTTGAGCCTCAATTGAAACTTTTCCAGTTGATTCATCCCCCATTGTATGTATAATCTATTCACAAGAATTGGAACCAACCCCACAAATCAATCAACAATAACAAGTGAAATAAGGGattttcttggattttttttttcttcaaatgaaAACAAGAAATACCCAAGTGAGAAAAGATAATGAGTTTTAAAAACACTAAGGAAGAATGGTAGATGGAAAGAGGGTTGTGTTGAGAGGGAAAAAACTTAGTAGTATGAGAATTTAAAGAGTGTATTGAGAAGCTTGTAGGGAAAGTGTGGGTGGAGTAGagggggtaggggtaggggtaggggtggGGGGTTCAACTACCCCAACGAACTTTTAATGGAAGCCTACTCTTACCATTAAATTTGCCAGAAGGAAAAAATTAGTGGCATTTCGTGTATACTTCCTCCGTCCCACTTTATGTGAGACGATTCAAGAGTTAAATTATTTAGTTTTCGGTATGAATTTCAAATTTactctaatttttaaaaatttattatatGTATAACTACATAAACATTAATGCAAGCTACAATTACCAATTTAAGATATTTAtaatgtatataaaaaaaattacggTAAAAAATAAACTTGTTTGACTCTCTAAGTAATAACTGCATCACAAAAAATGGAACGAGTAATATCTTAATTAATTTGTTCAAGTTTATAATACTGAGAATTTACCCACGTAGCACGATCACCAAATATGATTTCTTCTTGGCCACCCTAGAAGTTGTAGCCATAAGTGCACTTTGATTGACACATAATTAGAAAAAAatcgtttaatttttttttttgtcacaTAATTATTGAATTGTCACATAATAATAACTCTAGTTAAAAAGCAAATACAGAATCATATTAATTTGTTTTTACGCATTAACAATCTCACTCAAATAATTACTGAACTTACATGTATTAGTGCaatatttttaagttttctttttaTCAGAACTACACATACAAATTTCGTAAATTGATTGCTATTCAGAGGCATTGTCTGTAACTCAGCAAGATAGAATGAGAAGAAACTCATATTATCGTCTTAATTAAATGTACGATATTGTGTATTGTTAATGTACGATATTGCTTGTCCAAAAAAAGTCTTTTAAAAAGTTGTTTGTAACAGATGGGAGAATAAGATGAAATTGTATGCTATTGTGTTAACGTATGGTATTGTGTGTTAACCTACAATATTTATCCAGTGATTAGGCAACATTGCCAAGTAAAGCAATTTTAAAGGGgtgaaaattatttacattcCCCAAGTTTGCTTTAAAAATCAAACTCATCCTTTAACTTTAAACAATTATCATTCTACTCCTCATATTAAGTGCGACTTCttaaaatacctattttaccctctacaATTTTTATCccttattcttattttttattttaatttatgttatcgACTTAACTATagacaaattttaaaaaaatcgaaACCAAAAAAAGTGAGAAGTAGTAGTCAAGCATATAAGTTAATGATGTTTAATAGtgaaataaattagaaaataaaatattacaataaataatttactcgtatcaataattttattaataacaatcaaaactcaatacaacaacaatccaataaaattccacaagtggggtttggggagggtagagtgtacgcaaaccttatccttaccccgagggagtagagaTACTGTTTCCGGAGCAATCAAAACTCAATCTATTTACAAATTTGAGAataaaaagagtgaaaaaaatttaaattataaaatgcAGGTAATAAAAAATAATGGGCGTAAAATAGAGGTAAATTTTctaataaatatacaaaaattatctattACACTTTACATGAACTTTAattataatttagaaaaaaatctagtaataacaatcaaaactcaaaaatttatatacacatagagaataataaaaatagttgagcattgatgtgacgtggttcgagatacgttctcacaacgttgcaattctctgttaaaataataataataataataataataataataataataataataataataataataataataataataataataataataaagtagcAATACATTTTGtaataaattcataatataattattttatttataatgttAGTGAACTTGGATTAAATTATACAATAAGATATAATATTTTTAACTTATGAATAAATACCTGTATTAAaaatatctaaataatataaaaaaggtAATACATATATGGAGAGTTGAAAATGTTAAGGGTAAAATAAATATTGCATAGGATGAAAGGATGAAAATGACAATTGTTTAAAGTAGGAGGATGCATTGGATTTTTAGAGTAAATTTGGGAGATGTAAATGATTTTCACCCATTTTGAACGGACGAGACACGTTCCTTTTTTTATGTCCAGCCTTTTATGTATTTAAGGTGTTGAAGCAACGGCAAGCCTCAGCTCTAGTTTTACTATTAACACCATTTTGGTAATAAATggaataaaaattaaattcatgAGTATTATTCCGATTTCACAGAGTTTAAATTCTACTTACTGGCGCTGAAAAATTATTTACACATTAAGTTTTGTTTTTTGCTAATAATTTACACATTAATTGATAACCTGAAAAAAGTAACTAACATGATATAATGTGTTAAACTATCTTGATCATACAAATAATCTTTACATTATCAGTCACACCCAAAATCTGGGTGCAGATGGATGATTTTCATATGAGATTATTTTCAATtctttgaacatgtattaaaaatcaAATTAGGTGAGTCTATAATGTCAGCTGTATTTTTcagtttatgcttttctatttatCTAAGATTTAGAAGTTCTTTGATTGCAAAGACAAAGTAAAAAATACTACCTGAAATATTACTATATTATATGCTATAAAATACTTAAGTATAGTAGTAGTCCAACTAAATTAAACTACTAGTTTCAGTTTACTTCTAACTTTTAACGGCTCAAATAAGGATAAAGTtgaggaaagaaaatcaaacaaATATAGTGCTAGACTGAAATAAATAAGGTAAATAAAGACATTTTTATCCAACTACAGGACATGTGAAAATAATAATTGTAGGACGAAATGACCTTTGAGATATTGAAGTTAAAAACCAATCTTATGTAACATGCAAAAATACTAAAAACCACTAAAAATTTGTATTTCTAACCAAGTTGAAATTAATGTTTTGGATAAAGCGTAAGCACTTTGTTTTAATTGTAACATTAAAAGATGTGACTTCAAAAGTAGattttgaattattattttttgtggtGTACATAATTTTTGAGATTAACAAGTACATAAAAGAGATTGAGTTGGTCTAATCAATTAGACAATTACAATAAGAGAGACTCATATCCTTTACGTTGCCTTTTTGCTTTAAGTGATCCAACTTGTGATAATCTGTACACCAAACTTCCTAATTCCGTAGCTACAATATATTGAACAACATCAGTGTCTTTTGGTAGCTCACCTACATggctatatataaaataaaaaaaatttaatattaatttttactatatttgaatGTTCAATTCCCCATTTGATATTAATAATCATCCGTCATAAAATATAAAAGTATCATACTATACCTTTAATTTAGTCTTCTTTTCTATTTGGGGCACTTTATCTTTAATTATAATTTCCTCATTCACATCAGAGACGGATTTAGTATTTGAAATTTATGAGTAACGACCTCAAGTTGGTATACTATAATAATCTTGTTcaaaattttataaatatttacctCCTTGCCTTTGTATATGTTATACTTGTATATACAGCAACCGGGATTTTAGGTGACACCTAACACTATGTTAGAATTGACTCACCACTATCAATTCTTTTATGTACTAAACCTCTTTAAAATTTGTATTTTAATTTGAAGTTCCTTTTATTagcaataaagaagaagaagaaatgaacCAAGCTAAAATAGGGGCAAAATTGAGTTTTACTAATATGCATTAATAATTTAAGGACGTGCTACATTATCAAGTTACATAAAAGAGAATTATAAATAAGAGTAATTTTTTATGACAAATATGGATTGATAACCTGCGAAATACAGTAAATGACTTGCATATTAAATGGTAGCAGTAATGTAGTATAAAATCGTACATACTATTTTATAGTATATGATTTAAATCctatttcttattttcttatagTACATGCGATTTTTATTAATGAAGAAGGAAACTTAATTAAAAGGTAGAATATGAAATTCAAGAAGCTGCGATAGTCCTGCAGCTGGCAGCCTTTGACTGGAGAACTACAAAGAAGTAAAGTTCATTTATGTTGTTTCAATATCATTCGGACACTTGTGAGCTTAGGCagtctctctccttttctttaagCAGAAAAAAGGAAAAGTCAACCGcaaatctttttgtttttcttttctttttgatttgaAAATATGGGAACAGTTGACAGATGTATCAAGCTGTGTTCATACCATGCTTTAAGTGCTTATGGGAAGaagaacaaacaaaaaaaaaaaaaagttggatGCATAAAGTATTTTGTATTTATGCAGGGTTAGGATAAGAGCGTACCTCTAGGGGTATGATGTAGACAGTCTgctctaatgcaagcattagtagCTGTTTTCAaggctcgaacctgtgacctatAAGTCACATGGAGACAACTTATAGAAAAGCTTCAAACAattaaggtttttttttttacttttagcccgcaccagaaactatttatattcggtgactgaaaaagtgtataaaatttgtataatttgtgtatataacatacagaatgtatatatatatacaaaaaaatatacattttccGACTATTATTTTAAGAGTGGCTATACAGTATCATTTTCCCAACAAACAATTAAAACCACACGACTAACAATcaagtatttatttttttggtttcccaAAGAATTTGCATTGAGCCAGAGAAAATTCAAATTTGCGTCGAGAAATTTCATATTAGGAACAAGCCGACTTCATATTCATGGCTAGAACTCAAGATTTCtcgttaaaaataaaataatatttaacctCCACCGCAACTTTTATTGATAATTAAAGATCCAAGTTTGGCTTCTTAATTAGAGTTGACTTTGTGCTACACACAGTATGGAGGATTAATTAATTGGAATATTACTGATAACGCATTTGTAGTTGGGATGGGGAAGATGGACTGGTGATAAATTGCGGTacactttggtcatttggtgagGCCCTTTACCTAAAAAACGACAAAGACTTTATTTGATTATCTAGTTTTTTGTTTGGAGAGGTAGAGAAGAAATTAAAATCTACACGAAATCAGTTCCTCATTATaggaataatattttattattcattttatatGCTATTatatcattattattaaatatgtTGAGGAATAGAAGACTATTGAATGTTGACATTTGTCAAGCAAGAGTGAAGAGTACTATGTGAGTTTCTGGCAACTTAAGAGGGTTCTAGACGTATTTTTCTTCTTACAAAAAAGTAACaaattcatctttttttttttaacaacaaTATCTGGTCTTCTTATCAGTACTGTGAAATTTACAATTTATATAACGTTAGAGACcaattcaaaatttaaactttataGGTACAATTTTTATCGTTTTTAATAttgaacctattatatttttaaagttatgagttcatatttaCTAtattgtaattttcgtaaatttTACACATATATTTATACCTCACTTTGAAAGTTATGAGTTTAATTTAACCCGTATCTGAAATGCTACATCTGCCACTGATAACAAGGTTTTTTTGTCTATTTTAACATGTTTTTTTAAGGCTTTAGTTCATCCTTTTAGCGCTTACGCGTTTAAT comes from the Nicotiana tabacum cultivar K326 chromosome 14, ASM71507v2, whole genome shotgun sequence genome and includes:
- the LOC107780360 gene encoding 3-ketoacyl-CoA synthase 20 — translated: MGDESTGKVSIEAQERSSNNKLPNFLLSVKLKYVKLGYHYLISHVMYLCLVPILGAVSVHLSTLTVEEVVQLWNQLKFNLVTVILCSALMVFLATLYFMTRPRKVYLVDFSCYKPKPDVMCPKELFMERSKQAGIFTDENLAFQKKILERSGLGQKTYFPEALLKVPPNPCMAEARKEAEMVMFGAIDELLEKTGVKAKDIGILVVNCSLFNPTPSLSAMIVNHYKLRGNIMSYNLGGMGCSAGLISIDLAKQMLQVHPNSYALVVSMENITLNWYFGNNRSMLVSNCIFRMGGAAILLSNKSSDRRRSKYQLIHTVRTHKGADDKSYSCVFQEEDDNKKIGVALSKDLMAVAGEALKTNITTLGPIVLPMSEQLLFFITLVARKVFKMKIKPYIPDFKLAFEHFCIHAGGRAVLDELEKNLELSQWHMEPSRMTLYRFGNTSSSSLWYESAYTEAKGRIKKGDRTWQIAFGSGFKCNSAVWCALRTINPAKEKNPWMDEIDEFPVQVPRVVTINDS